One window of the Amia ocellicauda isolate fAmiCal2 chromosome 18, fAmiCal2.hap1, whole genome shotgun sequence genome contains the following:
- the LOC136713580 gene encoding tumor necrosis factor receptor superfamily member 4 translates to MHTSRHRPALLPVCCLLFIGLFHGITASRTCSPGYRKVYTKDNCEKCPKGQYQPNHTTSYNCITCSVCNIKSGSREVSQCTDKADAKCECHEGFVSDDPMKETCKCEAGHVLNKEGNTCKRCPDGHFTSAGECVKWTNCGERGVKTPGSGTADAICHDDWVQPPSSSTASLSPPRNSTSMPAPGPTSATSTTPARAHSTEAPAAYKLDMTVALFVGCIVLLIIMMASSCKLFIWPCLRKRTSIGKKDNKCSRPVEESGDSSRSSLVKSSQGIP, encoded by the exons ATGCACACCTCAAGGCACAGACCTGCTCTCCTCCCTGTCTGCTGCTTGCTCTTCATTGGCCTCTTTCACGGGATTACAGCATCAAGGACGTGCTCTCCTG GTTACAGGAAGGTGTACACGAAAGATAACTGTGAGAAGTGTCCCAAAGGCCAGTACCAACCAAATCACACTACATCTTACAACTGTATCACATGCTCAGTGTGCAACATAA AGAGCGGAAGCAGGGAGGTGTCACAATGCACAGACAAAGCTGATGCAAAGTGTGAGTGCCATGAGGGCTTCGTCTCTGATGACCCAATGAAGGAAACCTGCAAGTGTGAAGCTGGACATGTTCTGAACAAGGAAG gGAACACATGCAAGCGGTGTCCAGATGGGCATTTCACCTCGGCTGGAGAGTGTGTAAAATGGACTAA CTGCGGGGAGAGAGGTGTGAAGACGCCGGGGTCTGGCACTGCGGACGCTATTTGCCATGATGATTGGGTACAGCCGCCCTCGTCCAGCACAGCCTCGCTCTCTCCACCCAGAAACAGCACCTCCATGCCAGCCCCTGGCCCAACCAGCGCCACCAGCACTACACCTGCCAGGGCCCACAGCACAGAAGCCCCTGCAGCCTACAAATTAG ataTGACCGTCGCCCTCTTCGTGGGCTGCATCGTCCTGCTGATCATCATGATGGCCTCCTCTTGCAAACTTTTCATCTGGCCATGCTTGCGGAAGAGGACGAGCATTGGGAAAAAAG ACAATAAATGCAGTAGACCAGTGGAAGAGAGTGGGGACAGCAGCCGGTCATCTCTAGTGAAATCGAGCCAGGGTATCCCATGA